GCCTCTGTTGCCCCAAAGCGTTACATCCCTGGGATAATGCTCGATGGCTGCATCATAGGACTTTATGGCTTCTTCATATCGGCCTAGCTTCGCAAATGCCAGACCACGACGGTTCAGGAGATTGGGATCTCGTGGAAATAGTTTGAATGCTTTATTGTAGTACTCGATGGCACCCTCAAGATCGTTCTTCTCGAAAAGTGCATCGCCCTCTTCCATCCAGCCGTATGCAATTCTTGCATCTGAGGAAGACATAATAGAGGATTTCGAAAAACCTTTCTATCGTTAACTATATATACTATTAATACTATAATATAGTTTCATGAGGACTTTGATTGATCATGCGATAAGAGTGGAGTACGAACGGGTTAAAGAACTCGGTGATCCTTTATCGGAAATCGGAT
Above is a genomic segment from Methanomassiliicoccales archaeon containing:
- a CDS encoding tetratricopeptide repeat protein translates to MSSSDARIAYGWMEEGDALFEKNDLEGAIEYYNKAFKLFPRDPNLLNRRGLAFAKLGRYEEAIKSYDAAIEHYPRDVTLWGNRG